In Cardiocondyla obscurior isolate alpha-2009 linkage group LG07, Cobs3.1, whole genome shotgun sequence, the DNA window ACTAAAGGTAagatgtaacaaataaaatatctgcATAGATTTTGGATAtgcaaatgttaataaataaattacgattaaattagatgttttttaaaattaatttttaatattattttaggattaaattattaacattaattccTTAAATCTTGATATAAACTAacagagtttttttttctataaataaaaatagcttATCAAGCTTTAACGGATGATGAAGCTCGAAAAAACTGGGAAAAATATGGAAATCCAGATGGTCCAGGCGCAATGAGTTTTGGTATAGCTTTACCTTCCTGGATTGTTGAAAAAGAGAATTCAGTATGGGTTCTAGGACTATATGCATTAGTATTCATGGTTGCTTTGCCAACGGTTGTAGGAATGTGGTGGTATAAGAGTATTCGCTACACTGGTGATCAGGTAATTGACATTTGTatggtaaatttttatttataacaaattattagtAATATATATCGATATATATCTTTAGGTTCTCCTGACTACAACCGAAAtgtattactttttcttcGTGAAAACACCGTCTATGTCACTAAAAAGAGTGATCATGATACTGGCGGCTTCTTTTGAATTTTCCAAAAAACGTAATGCAGAAATAGTCGAGAGACATTCTGATAGTGAAGAAGTTCCTTcggtattaatttaattatacttaatattttaaaacttaatttttttttaataattaattttattatacgtacaTTTCTATATGTTTTAGCTTATTAAACAGCTACCTAACTTGGgagaaaagaacaaagaagTACCATTATGCCACTTGTATTCAATTAAAGCTAGAGCGTTACTGCATGCGCATTTATCTCGTATATTACTCAATCCTGAGACGTTAGATAAAGACAGACagtatatcgtaaaaaaatgtcCATACTTGATTCAAGAAATGGTTGCTTGTGTTCATCAAGTTATACTTTTAGCTTATGCTAGAAgaggtaaatattttattaaatgtaactacatatcttaatttttattaatattttattaatataaaattaatttttttatagtaccGCGAATACCAACGATAACAACTATAGAAAACTGTATGAAACTATGTCCAATGGTTGTCCAAGGATTTTGGGAGTTTAAAAACTCTCTTCTTCAATTACCACACATAACGGAggacaatttaaaatacttcCACGCAAAAAAGGTATTATAGCAAATTCTATTATTTGCAGTTattctaatattataaattatttaacaaaaatatgatttttcttAGCGTCAAATCAAAAGTCTTCAACAATTTGCACAATTGAAAGGAGAAGAACGAAGACTGATACTTAGAAATCTGTCCGACAGTCAGTACGAAGATATTATGAAAGTTCTTGGAAATATGCCGTATATTGATTTTAAAGTACGATCCgaaggtaattaattttttatattattttcttgtactttcgtttcaaatatttatttgataaaaatttatcataattagattaatgtatttatacaattttatgttCGATGTAACTTATTCctctgcaatttattttatgtattattttagtaATCGATGATGAGAACCCTACTGTTTATACTGCTGGTGCTATCGTAACGGTAACAGTTTCGCTTACGCGAAAAGATATGAAACATCTCTTTGGAGACGATTCTGTTAACGAGCAAACAATAATCGACGACAACAAAGCGGGCGGTGAAGGAATCGAAGAAGCTTCAGAAGAACAAAATCAATCGACGAAAGCTGCAAAGCCGGCATGGCTTAAGCAAAAGAAAGGCCAAAAGAAATCGCATAAAAAGGGTACTAACAAGAAAGTAGCTCCCGCTAAAAATGCTCAGGCACAGTCTCAAGCTGTGGTTAACAATACTCAGCACAGCAATACTCCtaacgcgagaaagaaagacgaaaaaacggaaaaagagTCTTCCAAAGAGAAATCGTCGGATGTCAGTGACAGTGAAGCTGAAAGCGATCGAAGCGACGATGAGGACAGTCATGATAAAAAAGACGCGTCTCTCGATGACGATGATACCGAATgggaaaagtaaaagaaatatttaaatttatttgtctatatcatatgaaattattaattgtatatgtcgctcaattaaaaattttattattttttataggtTTCAGCAAAGAATTTCTAAACGGGAGAGAGTGTTAGAAGGAAGGAGTAATTTGTCACACGAGGTACACTGTCCACTCTTTCCTGATGTTAAACAAGAATATTGGTGGGTCTATATCTGTGATCGCAAAAGTCAAACGCTGTTAACAACTCCTATACATGTCACATCCTTAGCACAATTTGAAGAAGTTCAATTAAGATTTACAGCACCGCGCTGGCCAGGCCTTTATACATTCACCGTGTGTCTACGAAGCGATTCGTATCTGGGATTTGATCAAGCTCAAGACATTAAGGTaagttattatataaaataaattttgttaaatagcCCAGCCAagaaaaacttattttttataatgtgaCGATAGTTGGACGTAAAGGAAGCACCAGAAGTACCGACCGAACATCCACAATGGGATATCTCGGATGAAGAAACTGCGGAAGACGTTGATGCAGCTGATGAACATTCCGAATTCACTACTGACGAGGACATTAGCGACAATGAATAATATGTTTCTCGTATGTGATCGGAATAGATATTCTAAAAGTCcgtattttcctctttttttacttctcaAGTTAATGTACAATGGACTTTTATACATGGAATTGCATAATCGTTGATGTATGTGGACAATCTAGAAAAATAGTCTGGTGTGTAAGATTTGTGTGgagaaagtaataataatgaataaagaacataatatttattttaacatcgTTGTTCAATCCTCAATTGGGATCTGTAtacagttttttaataaaatatatcaacataaaaaaatatttattcatattaaattgcatcttttaataacttacaaaagtaataaagtaaaatctaaattaagtgaaagagagagtggTAAAAGTTATTTACGCATACTACATCGCAGCACACATACTACGAAAGTTCACTCAACCGTTAcactttttattatagaaacGATAGAATTAAAGTATCTGCCGATCTTTTACAAAGACAGTCTGAAAGAACATCGACAACTAGATAGACATTCGATGTAATGAGAATGAGTGTAATATTTCGTATAATGCACGTAagtacattatatttttaatataagtatCGATCTATGTCaaacattatattttgcatttcagatatttaaaatatacttcaTACTctactttttcttaaatattatgGTTGTCGCGCTTGAAAGACGTAAGTTATtgtgtaagaaaaaattaattaaaataaaacaatcgaTGAATCTTtgctaaataaatatataatactaaattttttttataatttatgtacgcaTAATTTTAAGGTCATCAACTTCTGAAATTTACagtaaattactttttaacattttttttattttataatgcatGAGGTAATTATTAAGTCAGtctcttttataaaaatttaggTTATGAACATACtttataacttaattaatttttttaattagatcaACATGATCGATATACAATAAAATCGGAGCCCTTGTTAAACAAGTCTGTCTACACGTTTGTTAAAACTGACAAACATGCCAATATTAAATGGGGTGTACGGCATTATGTTCCACGTATGTAAGACTTCAAGAATCGAGAGTTTTggaaaatatagaaattaaaatagttaaTTTTAGACGTAAAATAGTATAGATATAAATACGTGCGTTCAGCGAAACAACCGCTCACTTGTTTCGCTGAACGCACCGATTGATTTCGGTGATCATGGATCCAGTTTAACTTCaagaacttttttttgcatttgaGTTATTAAATTGTCCAGTCTAAAATGACAGAACATGAAATAAATACACGTTAAAGttaatcaatataaaaaaagaaaacttactTGTAACGCATGACCAAATTATCGCGTATCACATTATCTTCTAGCTGTATAACGCTATTTAATTCGGTAATAGAGATATTTAAAGATTGACAGTTGTTAGATTCCAGAGAAACACTATTAATATCCAATTCTGCGATTTCATGATATTCTTTCATATATAATTCAGTCATAGCAATAACAGAAATAaatcctttttctaattttaacaATTCATGTTGCAACATATCTATCTGcctattaaaaatacatattgaaattatacgtgaataattatttaagataaattaatttttagtaccttgtaatatcaattatatttttatcacgaaGTTGTGCTTCCCGCTCAGCCACAAACGCAAATACTAATTTTGACATGTCCAATGGCTTTGCTATTTTATGGGaactttctttcttaatttttacatatatgtcACACATTTTATTGTATCTACGTGTAAAATGAGTAtaagaaagaatattaaaatggtatattttataataattatttgtaacacAATGTACTTACAGTTTCGATAAATTCCCCGTATAATCAGTAACTTCAGCTTGGCCTCTcaatctattattattttcctttataGACATAAATTCTGCTTTTATTTGGTCTGCTGCattaatcaatttatcaactttatcgaaataaattatctttttatgaTTTTCATCTTTATTCGTTGAGTTCATATATTTTGTACGAATTGTATGCACTTT includes these proteins:
- the Sec63 gene encoding translocation protein SEC63 homolog, translating into MSGQKFQYDESGGTFFYFLLSFLALLLVPGTYYLWPRCPKQDPDQLAKECQCDGCKKKKVILQANKPWKETKICSFFTKFLIILGWAILILLAYKVSQFDYEMANFDPYEILGVPPGSSQGEVKKAYRKLSLILHPDKETGNEKAFMKLTKAYQALTDDEARKNWEKYGNPDGPGAMSFGIALPSWIVEKENSVWVLGLYALVFMVALPTVVGMWWYKSIRYTGDQVLLTTTEMYYFFFVKTPSMSLKRVIMILAASFEFSKKRNAEIVERHSDSEEVPSLIKQLPNLGEKNKEVPLCHLYSIKARALLHAHLSRILLNPETLDKDRQYIVKKCPYLIQEMVACVHQVILLAYARRVPRIPTITTIENCMKLCPMVVQGFWEFKNSLLQLPHITEDNLKYFHAKKRQIKSLQQFAQLKGEERRLILRNLSDSQYEDIMKVLGNMPYIDFKVRSEVIDDENPTVYTAGAIVTVTVSLTRKDMKHLFGDDSVNEQTIIDDNKAGGEGIEEASEEQNQSTKAAKPAWLKQKKGQKKSHKKGTNKKVAPAKNAQAQSQAVVNNTQHSNTPNARKKDEKTEKESSKEKSSDVSDSEAESDRSDDEDSHDKKDASLDDDDTEWEKFQQRISKRERVLEGRSNLSHEVHCPLFPDVKQEYWWVYICDRKSQTLLTTPIHVTSLAQFEEVQLRFTAPRWPGLYTFTVCLRSDSYLGFDQAQDIKLDVKEAPEVPTEHPQWDISDEETAEDVDAADEHSEFTTDEDISDNE